The proteins below are encoded in one region of Flavobacterium sp. IMCC34852:
- a CDS encoding ligand-binding sensor domain-containing protein, whose product MNKIKTTLRYLSLISFFATFTSCNGQNKAIQPEEKKIEIGVTVAQVDQTIWAIYQDKQSNYWFGSKENGVFYYDGQHVKHFTTKEGLVSNAIRGFQEDSEGHIYIETERGVSQFDGQTFKTLPIANPDSPSNDWVLEPADLWFRIGSTNNGVYRFDGTFLHLLKFPKSPEEEAFYRKYPNTGIRPYGLYTIYKDRKGLMWFGTASLGVCRYDGKTLSWHYEEQLQTTPNGGDFGTRAIFEDKEGMFWINNTRFRYNLKPNSTINTDFQKEDGIGYLDEKNKKAFPFFLSITEDNEGNLWMATYEEGVWKYDGKELIHYPIQEDKTTVLLFTIYKDNKGVLWLGSHNAGVYQFNGHSFEKFLK is encoded by the coding sequence ATGAATAAAATAAAGACGACACTACGCTACCTTTCTCTTATTAGTTTCTTCGCCACTTTCACTTCTTGTAATGGGCAAAATAAGGCTATTCAACCGGAAGAGAAGAAAATTGAAATCGGGGTAACTGTTGCTCAAGTTGATCAAACAATTTGGGCTATTTATCAAGACAAGCAATCCAATTATTGGTTCGGAAGTAAAGAGAATGGTGTATTTTATTATGATGGACAACATGTAAAACACTTCACTACAAAAGAGGGTTTGGTTAGCAATGCTATACGGGGTTTTCAAGAAGATTCAGAGGGCCATATTTACATTGAAACCGAGCGAGGGGTTAGTCAATTTGATGGTCAAACTTTCAAAACCTTGCCCATAGCCAACCCCGATTCCCCTTCGAATGATTGGGTTTTAGAACCTGCTGATTTATGGTTCAGAATTGGGTCTACCAATAATGGCGTGTATCGATTTGACGGAACATTTTTACACCTCTTAAAATTTCCAAAATCTCCTGAAGAAGAGGCCTTTTACCGGAAATATCCCAATACCGGCATAAGACCCTATGGACTTTATACCATCTACAAAGACCGTAAAGGATTGATGTGGTTCGGAACAGCAAGCTTAGGGGTGTGCCGATATGATGGCAAAACGCTGAGTTGGCATTATGAAGAGCAATTACAGACCACACCCAATGGGGGCGATTTTGGAACTCGTGCCATCTTTGAAGATAAAGAGGGCATGTTTTGGATTAATAATACCCGTTTTCGGTACAATTTAAAACCGAATAGTACTATTAATACAGACTTCCAAAAAGAAGACGGCATTGGGTATTTGGACGAAAAAAATAAAAAAGCATTTCCCTTTTTTCTATCCATAACCGAGGATAACGAAGGCAACCTATGGATGGCCACTTATGAAGAAGGGGTTTGGAAATACGACGGAAAAGAACTCATTCACTACCCTATCCAAGAGGACAAAACCACTGTATTGCTTTTTACAATCTACAAAGACAACAAAGGGGTGCTTTGGCTTGGCAGTCATAACGCTGGGGTTTATCAATTTAATGGTCATTCTTTTGAAAAGTTTTTAAAATAA
- a CDS encoding DUF4440 domain-containing protein, translating to MKKINTIILGLCFTALSFGQNAIKTEESQLKELIIKSFDEIWSELNSKNIDKYYTKDFLLLENGEVWNNDTIAKYLDKAVLKKPKPTRVNSIEIIDVKVSNGTAWIAYKNHAVFTVDNKIIRKAYWLESATAILTENSWKLDMLHSTRVKNE from the coding sequence ATGAAAAAAATCAATACTATCATTTTGGGGCTCTGTTTCACAGCACTATCCTTCGGACAAAACGCCATCAAAACTGAAGAATCACAGTTAAAAGAATTAATTATTAAATCTTTTGACGAAATATGGTCTGAATTAAATTCTAAAAACATAGATAAATATTACACCAAAGATTTTCTGCTTTTGGAAAATGGCGAAGTGTGGAATAATGACACTATTGCCAAATATTTAGACAAAGCGGTCCTTAAAAAACCTAAGCCTACCCGAGTGAACTCCATTGAAATTATTGATGTGAAAGTCTCCAATGGAACGGCATGGATTGCCTATAAAAACCATGCGGTATTTACGGTTGATAATAAAATAATCAGAAAAGCGTATTGGCTGGAAAGTGCCACCGCCATTTTAACAGAAAACAGCTGGAAATTAGACATGCTTCATTCCACGAGAGTAAAAAATGAATAA
- a CDS encoding GNAT family N-acetyltransferase: MKIKKVTLNDLPDLQQIGKQTFWETFSEANSEADMKSYLETGFSTKKLTAELQDEHSEFYFATHDGQVIGYLKLNFGESQTELKDNKALEIERIYVLKEYHGKSVGQLLYDQAIAVARAKNSEYVWLGVWEENPRAISFYQKNGFVAFDKHIFKLGNDEQTDIMMKLKL; this comes from the coding sequence ATGAAAATCAAAAAAGTAACGCTAAATGACCTACCCGATTTGCAGCAAATTGGGAAGCAAACCTTTTGGGAAACCTTTTCGGAGGCCAACTCCGAAGCGGATATGAAAAGTTATTTGGAAACCGGATTTTCAACCAAAAAGCTAACTGCTGAACTCCAAGATGAGCACTCCGAGTTTTATTTTGCCACTCATGACGGTCAAGTTATCGGCTACTTAAAACTCAACTTCGGTGAATCGCAAACCGAGTTAAAAGACAATAAAGCACTGGAAATAGAACGAATATATGTACTCAAAGAATACCATGGAAAAAGCGTTGGGCAACTCCTTTATGACCAGGCCATTGCAGTAGCCCGAGCAAAAAATTCCGAATACGTATGGTTAGGTGTTTGGGAAGAAAATCCGAGAGCCATCAGCTTTTACCAAAAAAACGGTTTTGTAGCGTTTGACAAACATATTTTTAAACTAGGTAACGATGAACAAACCGATATCATGATGAAATTGAAATTATAA
- the katG gene encoding catalase/peroxidase HPI: protein MENNSNSGGKCPFSGAQVKQGTDVPNNSFWWPNALNLDILHQHDTKTNPLGENFNYAEEFKKLDLEALKNDLKALMTESQDWWPADWGHYGGLMIRMAWHSAGSYRIADGRGGSGTGNLRFAPLNSWPDNGNLDKARRLLWPIKKKYGNKISWADLMILAGNMAYESMGFKTFGFAGGREDIWHPEKDIYWGSENTWLAVSGGEKSRYSGERDLENPLAAVMMGLIYVNPQGVDGNPNPLKTAQDMRVTFLRMAMNDEETVALTAGGHTVGKAHGNGDANALGPEPEAADLETQGFGWLNPKGNGNGPDTITSGLEGAWTSHPDKWNHTYFDILLNHDWQLSKSPAGAWQWEPVNMAEEDKPFDAHLKGVRRNPIMTDADMALKMDPEYRKISEKFQKDPQAFEDAFARAWFKLTHRDLGPRSRYLGADAPKEELIWQDPIPAVDYTLSESEIEELKAKLLNSGLTATELINTAWDSARTFRGSDYRGGANGARIRLAPQKDWEGNEPERLQKVLAKLTEIQAGLSKKVSLADLIVLGGTAAVEKAAHAAGVNIKVPFAPGRGDATDEMTDAESFDVLEPLHDGFRNWLKSDYKVQPEEMLLDKAQLMRLTAHEMTALIGGMRVLGTNYGGSKHGVFTDKVGVLSNDFFVNLTDMNYSWKPTGKNSYNIVNRKTGETRWTATRVDLVFGSNSILRSYAEVYAQDDNKEKFVKDFVAAWTKVMNADRYDLA, encoded by the coding sequence ATGGAAAACAACAGTAATAGTGGTGGAAAATGTCCATTCTCAGGAGCTCAAGTAAAACAAGGAACGGATGTTCCTAACAACAGTTTTTGGTGGCCAAATGCGTTAAACCTCGACATTTTGCACCAACATGACACTAAAACAAATCCTTTAGGAGAAAATTTTAATTACGCTGAAGAGTTCAAAAAATTAGACCTCGAAGCTTTAAAAAATGATTTAAAGGCCTTAATGACCGAAAGCCAAGACTGGTGGCCGGCCGATTGGGGTCATTACGGTGGTTTGATGATTCGTATGGCATGGCACAGTGCCGGAAGTTACCGTATAGCCGATGGTCGTGGCGGTAGCGGAACCGGAAACTTACGTTTTGCACCATTAAACAGTTGGCCGGATAACGGTAACCTTGACAAAGCGCGCAGATTGCTTTGGCCTATCAAGAAAAAATACGGCAACAAAATTTCATGGGCCGATTTGATGATTCTAGCCGGTAACATGGCTTACGAGTCTATGGGTTTCAAAACCTTTGGCTTTGCCGGTGGACGCGAAGACATCTGGCACCCTGAAAAAGACATTTATTGGGGTTCTGAAAATACCTGGTTAGCAGTATCGGGCGGTGAAAAAAGCCGTTACTCAGGGGAAAGAGATTTAGAAAATCCTTTAGCAGCCGTAATGATGGGATTAATCTATGTAAATCCGCAAGGGGTTGACGGTAATCCTAATCCGTTAAAGACTGCTCAAGACATGCGCGTAACCTTTTTGAGAATGGCCATGAACGACGAGGAAACGGTAGCTTTAACCGCAGGTGGACATACCGTAGGGAAAGCCCACGGAAACGGAGATGCCAATGCTCTTGGTCCTGAACCGGAAGCAGCCGACTTAGAGACACAAGGTTTTGGATGGCTAAACCCTAAAGGAAACGGCAACGGACCGGATACCATTACCAGTGGTTTAGAAGGCGCGTGGACTTCGCATCCCGACAAATGGAATCATACCTACTTTGATATTTTATTGAATCACGATTGGCAATTGTCTAAGAGTCCGGCCGGTGCTTGGCAATGGGAACCGGTTAACATGGCCGAAGAAGACAAACCATTCGATGCTCACCTTAAAGGTGTTCGCAGAAATCCAATCATGACCGATGCCGATATGGCGTTGAAAATGGATCCGGAATACCGCAAAATTTCCGAGAAGTTCCAAAAAGACCCTCAAGCTTTTGAAGACGCTTTTGCCAGAGCTTGGTTCAAGTTAACCCACCGTGATTTAGGTCCAAGAAGTCGCTATTTAGGAGCCGATGCCCCTAAAGAAGAATTGATTTGGCAAGACCCGATTCCGGCGGTTGATTATACGCTTTCGGAATCTGAAATCGAAGAATTAAAAGCGAAGCTATTAAACAGTGGTTTAACAGCAACCGAATTAATCAACACCGCTTGGGACAGTGCCAGAACATTCCGTGGTTCTGATTACCGTGGTGGTGCCAATGGTGCCCGTATTCGTTTGGCACCACAAAAAGATTGGGAAGGTAACGAGCCGGAGCGTTTGCAAAAAGTGTTGGCTAAGTTAACTGAAATCCAAGCCGGATTGAGTAAAAAAGTAAGCCTGGCCGACTTAATAGTGTTGGGCGGAACAGCAGCCGTTGAAAAAGCGGCTCATGCGGCCGGGGTAAATATCAAAGTACCCTTTGCACCGGGTAGAGGAGATGCTACTGACGAGATGACCGATGCCGAATCATTTGACGTATTAGAACCATTGCACGACGGTTTCAGAAACTGGTTGAAAAGTGATTACAAGGTACAGCCCGAAGAAATGTTGTTAGACAAAGCCCAATTGATGCGATTAACCGCTCACGAAATGACAGCCTTAATTGGCGGAATGCGCGTATTAGGAACCAACTACGGTGGTTCTAAACACGGCGTATTTACCGATAAGGTTGGCGTGTTAAGCAACGATTTCTTTGTGAACTTAACCGACATGAACTATTCATGGAAGCCAACTGGCAAAAACTCTTATAACATCGTCAACAGAAAAACCGGCGAAACCCGTTGGACGGCTACCAGAGTAGACTTGGTTTTCGGATCTAACTCTATCTTGCGTTCTTATGCGGAGGTTTATGCGCAAGACGACAACAAAGAAAAGTTTGTCAAAGATTTCGTAGCGGCTTGGACCAAAGTCATGAATGCCGACCGTTATGATTTGGCTTAA
- a CDS encoding ligand-binding sensor domain-containing protein: MKKYFSLINPLLLLTLNLSCVNQKSTEKEVSKSELVSTSKTDTLQFTSGIRAIFQDSKGNYWFGSHEEGISKYDGKTFDYFTINNGLLDNQIRSIEEDKNGKIWFGTAKGVSVYDKGKVTHYATNINKPKYDWNETHGDLWFNAGERDGINRFDGKDMHYLIFPKPNNHDTDNVYGVTDISKAKDGKVWIATYGALFNYDGKKVNSFDHENLKLKENELLHIRSVLADSKGRIWIGNNGIGVLLKEGETIINFSEKHHLIHPTSTRRGDKSQPGTMEHVFAIEEDSKGNIWFGDRDTGAWQYDGKTLTNYIIDNNLKSKMVWTIYKDHNNRLLFGMAEGGVYSFNGESFEKQF, encoded by the coding sequence ATGAAAAAATACTTTAGTTTGATAAACCCACTACTCCTGTTGACGCTAAACCTTTCTTGCGTTAATCAGAAATCAACCGAAAAAGAAGTAAGTAAATCTGAATTAGTAAGCACTTCAAAAACAGATACTTTACAATTTACTTCCGGAATACGAGCTATCTTTCAAGACAGTAAAGGCAACTATTGGTTTGGAAGTCATGAGGAAGGCATAAGCAAATATGACGGGAAAACATTTGACTATTTTACAATCAATAATGGTTTATTAGACAATCAAATCCGTTCCATTGAAGAAGACAAGAATGGAAAAATTTGGTTTGGAACGGCAAAAGGGGTAAGCGTATATGACAAAGGAAAGGTTACCCATTATGCCACAAATATCAACAAACCAAAATATGACTGGAATGAAACCCATGGAGATTTATGGTTTAATGCTGGTGAAAGAGACGGAATAAATCGTTTTGACGGAAAGGATATGCACTATCTGATTTTTCCAAAACCCAATAATCATGATACTGATAATGTGTATGGTGTAACGGATATATCCAAAGCTAAAGACGGCAAAGTTTGGATTGCCACTTATGGAGCACTGTTCAATTATGATGGCAAAAAGGTCAATAGCTTTGACCATGAAAATTTAAAACTCAAAGAGAATGAACTTTTGCATATAAGAAGTGTATTAGCCGATTCAAAAGGACGCATTTGGATAGGAAATAACGGGATAGGTGTTTTACTAAAAGAAGGGGAAACAATAATTAATTTTTCTGAAAAACATCATTTAATTCATCCAACAAGTACCAGACGAGGCGATAAATCACAACCGGGTACAATGGAACACGTTTTTGCTATTGAAGAAGATTCTAAAGGTAATATATGGTTTGGCGATAGAGATACCGGAGCTTGGCAATATGACGGGAAGACTTTGACCAATTATATTATAGACAATAATCTCAAATCGAAAATGGTTTGGACTATCTATAAAGACCATAATAACCGTTTGCTTTTTGGAATGGCAGAAGGAGGAGTTTATAGCTTTAACGGAGAGTCATTTGAAAAGCAATTTTAA
- a CDS encoding VOC family protein translates to MIKSFPLLFLFFITSFSSAQKSTVWYNHTLLDVKNLESSVAFYTQVFEADTIPYPFPPSPLYDVKWLKFGDGTELHLSQWLNVTTKDTSEVPSEPKYVGFVHLGFMVNSMDAFLKRLMEVSSDYKSGNYKHPIIDRMPNGAKTIEIKDPDGNEIHVIEAMPTNSSTNR, encoded by the coding sequence ATGATAAAGTCTTTTCCCCTTTTATTCCTTTTTTTTATCACATCCTTTTCGAGTGCACAAAAAAGTACTGTCTGGTATAACCATACTTTATTAGATGTAAAGAATTTGGAAAGTAGTGTAGCTTTTTACACTCAAGTCTTTGAGGCAGACACTATACCGTATCCCTTTCCTCCAAGCCCTCTATACGATGTAAAATGGTTGAAATTTGGTGATGGTACTGAACTCCATTTATCACAGTGGCTCAATGTCACCACTAAAGATACCAGTGAAGTACCTTCGGAACCAAAATATGTAGGTTTTGTACACCTGGGTTTTATGGTAAATTCTATGGATGCTTTTCTTAAGAGGCTTATGGAAGTGAGCAGCGATTACAAATCAGGCAATTACAAGCACCCAATTATTGACAGAATGCCCAACGGTGCGAAAACTATCGAGATTAAAGACCCTGATGGAAACGAAATACACGTAATAGAAGCAATGCCTACAAACAGTAGTACGAACCGCTAA
- a CDS encoding ligand-binding sensor domain-containing protein gives MNKITVASVIFFIALNSTAQNLFPTKVENCKTDKFCLDCGDEKASYKVDKFEKMIETINHELNLKGVKGSLKVQVLVDSRGNGCVLSHTDKTNNLISQKIVEELNNFNNWIPAKTAKKKEEKVSITLLFSVKDDVLSGKIERVDMAEFKASFDKPTSPEIFNKTYVYKNESLSKYKFTIWNTKNSALSDNGLDHFTLDQNGTLWLLVDNNVQTFNGKEFKTLELNELNPGVKEDYFAIACDNKNSIWFDGLKSIYSYNTQWNKYDVKNIGIDGAWDIVNNDKTDELFFCSEKGLTILSKGKWQTINKGTLPELPSNRVYYSKRDKSGRIWIGTFDGTVMIDNDGKATSYEKTETILKGKCITAMDEDENGNLYFTLFEFNRKNKQSVNNDEGIAIMTKDGNFRQYTTENSGMPFNHTTCILYDKNEKCLWISTDRAGLIRYDLNGTWENYHNENSEIPTSYISKMVFDKNGNLFLATRQGLVKIEKK, from the coding sequence ATGAACAAAATCACAGTCGCTTCAGTTATATTTTTCATAGCATTAAATTCAACTGCCCAAAATCTATTTCCAACTAAAGTAGAAAATTGTAAAACAGATAAATTCTGCCTTGATTGTGGAGATGAGAAAGCATCTTATAAAGTTGACAAATTTGAGAAAATGATTGAAACAATAAACCATGAGTTAAATCTCAAAGGTGTAAAAGGCAGTTTAAAAGTTCAGGTACTTGTTGATTCCAGAGGAAATGGCTGCGTTTTAAGCCACACAGATAAAACCAACAATTTGATTTCTCAAAAAATTGTAGAAGAGTTAAATAATTTCAATAATTGGATACCAGCTAAGACCGCAAAGAAAAAAGAAGAGAAAGTTTCAATAACATTATTATTCAGTGTTAAAGATGATGTTTTATCTGGAAAAATTGAGAGAGTTGATATGGCTGAGTTTAAAGCGTCTTTTGATAAACCTACAAGTCCAGAAATCTTTAACAAAACTTATGTATATAAAAATGAATCTTTATCGAAGTATAAGTTTACCATTTGGAATACTAAAAACTCAGCACTGTCTGATAATGGATTAGATCATTTTACTTTAGACCAAAACGGAACATTATGGTTATTAGTAGATAACAATGTTCAAACTTTCAACGGAAAAGAGTTTAAGACATTAGAATTGAATGAACTAAACCCTGGAGTTAAAGAAGATTATTTTGCAATAGCATGTGATAACAAAAATTCAATTTGGTTTGATGGATTAAAAAGTATTTATAGTTACAACACTCAATGGAACAAATATGATGTAAAGAACATTGGTATTGATGGGGCTTGGGATATTGTTAATAATGATAAAACAGATGAGCTTTTCTTTTGCTCGGAAAAAGGTTTAACAATCTTATCCAAAGGAAAATGGCAAACAATTAATAAAGGTACTTTGCCTGAGCTACCATCCAATAGGGTTTATTATTCAAAAAGAGACAAATCAGGAAGAATTTGGATTGGGACGTTTGATGGAACAGTGATGATTGATAATGATGGTAAGGCTACAAGCTATGAAAAAACTGAAACAATACTAAAAGGCAAATGTATTACTGCCATGGACGAGGATGAAAATGGAAACTTGTATTTTACATTATTTGAATTTAACCGAAAAAACAAGCAAAGTGTGAATAATGATGAAGGAATAGCAATAATGACAAAAGATGGGAACTTTAGACAATATACAACAGAGAATTCTGGAATGCCTTTTAATCATACAACTTGTATACTATATGACAAAAATGAAAAATGTCTATGGATTTCTACTGACAGGGCAGGATTGATAAGATATGATCTGAATGGAACGTGGGAAAACTATCATAATGAAAATTCAGAGATTCCTACTTCATATATTTCAAAAATGGTTTTTGACAAGAATGGCAATCTTTTTTTAGCAACAAGACAAGGTTTGGTAAAAATTGAAAAAAAGTAA
- a CDS encoding tetratricopeptide repeat protein, whose protein sequence is MKKILLITTFLCCCHTFSQRNEIAWNKAKEAIKLMDEGKIDESIVILQECEKMDDQDYTYPYEIAYAYQLKKDYAAAIAILDKTKNYKNSNSQVYQLSGNCYSYLGKPDLAIKEYEDGMKKFPKAANLHLEKGNIFLHQKKYNEAIENYEAGIKADPMFPSNYYRLALLYLDSNDKLSGLIYGEIFLNLERTTKRTKEMSKLLFDTYKSSIVFNGNETKIDFCDVIIDDKHLKRKEIRMPFCAIFGSNFILSTLGQNDINLESLSKIRTAFLQHYFKSDYKKYPNVLLAYHKKMLDDGHFETYNNYIFQMGAQNEFADWKNNHKEDYENFVTWYTTEKNIIAIHQKNIFIKE, encoded by the coding sequence ATGAAAAAAATTCTTTTGATTACTACGTTTTTATGCTGCTGTCATACCTTTTCTCAACGAAATGAAATTGCTTGGAATAAGGCAAAAGAAGCCATCAAATTAATGGATGAAGGCAAAATAGACGAAAGTATTGTCATACTGCAAGAGTGCGAAAAAATGGACGACCAGGATTACACCTATCCGTATGAAATTGCCTATGCCTATCAATTAAAAAAAGACTATGCTGCTGCCATTGCAATCCTCGATAAAACCAAAAACTATAAAAACAGCAACAGTCAGGTGTACCAACTTTCCGGAAATTGTTATAGCTATTTGGGCAAACCTGATTTAGCTATCAAAGAATATGAAGATGGGATGAAGAAATTTCCAAAAGCGGCAAACTTGCACTTGGAAAAAGGTAACATATTTCTGCACCAGAAAAAATACAATGAAGCTATAGAAAACTATGAAGCCGGGATTAAAGCCGACCCCATGTTCCCATCCAATTATTACAGATTGGCTCTTCTCTATTTAGATTCAAATGACAAGCTATCGGGTTTGATTTATGGTGAAATCTTCCTGAACTTGGAACGCACAACCAAACGAACTAAAGAAATGAGCAAATTACTTTTTGACACCTACAAATCTTCGATAGTATTTAATGGAAACGAAACAAAAATTGACTTTTGTGATGTCATTATTGACGATAAACACTTAAAGAGAAAAGAAATTCGCATGCCTTTTTGTGCTATTTTTGGTTCGAACTTTATCTTAAGTACGCTGGGGCAAAATGACATCAATTTAGAATCGCTTTCAAAAATCAGAACAGCCTTTCTCCAACATTATTTTAAAAGTGATTACAAAAAATACCCGAACGTATTATTGGCATACCATAAAAAAATGCTAGATGATGGTCATTTTGAGACCTACAATAACTATATTTTTCAAATGGGGGCTCAAAATGAATTTGCGGATTGGAAAAACAACCACAAAGAAGATTACGAAAACTTTGTAACTTGGTATACCACCGAAAAAAACATCATAGCCATACATCAGAAAAACATTTTTATCAAAGAATAA